In the genome of Methanobrevibacter thaueri, one region contains:
- a CDS encoding oligosaccharide repeat unit polymerase family protein — protein sequence MKDEVDFFNPMILVVGILAFLAMGYIGSFNYRFEDPLKLEVILTVALACIVFIVGYLISAKKVNPKNSSDFDFLGEKLLLSLTIIALILQTLNLVLLGGIPLFDSTLKANATTNIWRVAYPLFLIMVNLLLAKHYSRKYLILVLAGGLIFGLNGYRTSVLGILGSSFITLYYLDKVSRKMGIAFIALIVAGLMAVGYIASQSIATQHWTLNPLELIFYRAAFTLEVLEKIIPLAGTTNGKILSMIFSSGSPRTFIGNYVLHYDVCLTSTLFGPVMLDFGHIGLTIQMLFMGVFLGILNKLKKGFGIGIYSIILTHTIIWIETGPTDIMVWFLYLIGLFYITISFKKK from the coding sequence ATGAAGGATGAAGTAGACTTTTTCAATCCGATGATATTGGTCGTCGGAATACTCGCATTTCTCGCAATGGGCTACATTGGCTCATTCAACTACAGGTTTGAAGATCCCCTAAAGCTGGAAGTGATACTGACAGTTGCCCTTGCATGCATCGTGTTCATTGTTGGCTATTTAATTTCAGCAAAGAAAGTGAATCCTAAAAATTCATCTGATTTTGATTTTTTAGGCGAGAAACTGCTATTGTCCCTGACAATTATCGCCCTAATATTGCAAACATTGAATCTGGTCCTTTTAGGAGGCATCCCTCTTTTTGACAGCACTCTAAAGGCAAATGCAACAACAAACATCTGGAGAGTCGCATACCCCCTATTCCTAATCATGGTCAATCTGCTTCTGGCAAAGCACTACAGCAGGAAATACCTTATTCTTGTCCTTGCGGGAGGGCTGATTTTCGGCCTTAACGGTTACAGAACATCAGTTTTGGGAATCTTGGGAAGCTCATTCATAACTCTCTATTACCTGGACAAGGTTTCAAGGAAAATGGGAATTGCCTTTATTGCGCTAATCGTAGCCGGATTGATGGCCGTAGGATACATTGCATCACAGTCAATCGCAACACAGCACTGGACACTCAACCCATTGGAACTGATATTCTACCGTGCGGCATTCACCCTGGAAGTCCTTGAAAAGATAATTCCGTTGGCAGGAACAACAAACGGCAAGATACTGTCGATGATTTTCTCATCAGGAAGCCCAAGAACATTCATAGGAAATTATGTGCTTCACTATGACGTCTGCCTGACATCAACACTGTTCGGACCCGTCATGCTAGATTTCGGCCATATCGGCTTAACAATTCAAATGCTGTTTATGGGAGTGTTCCTCGGCATTCTAAACAAACTAAAAAAAGGATTCGGAATCGGAATCTATTCCATCATCTTGACCCATACAATTATCTGGATTGAAACCGGCCCTACAGACATCATGGTCTGGTTTTTATACCTGATAGGACTATTTTACATTACAATATCCTTTAAAAAAAAATAG